One part of the Streptomyces ferrugineus genome encodes these proteins:
- a CDS encoding Uma2 family endonuclease, translating into MDVIDGDYIVTDSAWDELVWVWKQTDVPRGCKVEIIGGLVTVTPYSARAHHSIAERLHRRLYEVIPEDWGIYQRLATALPSQLGLYVPDLAVVPEEALRTRDDHFVPCAASELVVEVTSKATSDNDRTTKRAGYAEVGVPLYLLIDPLAPSGPSITLYGEPKDGVYRVLCVGRPGEPMILPRPFHIALDTSGFGG; encoded by the coding sequence ATGGATGTGATCGACGGCGACTACATCGTGACTGACAGCGCGTGGGACGAGCTCGTCTGGGTCTGGAAGCAGACGGACGTCCCCAGGGGCTGCAAGGTGGAGATCATCGGGGGCCTGGTCACTGTCACGCCCTATTCCGCGCGCGCTCACCACAGCATCGCCGAGCGCCTGCACCGGCGCCTCTACGAGGTGATCCCGGAGGACTGGGGCATCTACCAGAGGCTGGCGACGGCTCTGCCGTCACAACTCGGGCTCTACGTCCCCGACCTCGCGGTGGTGCCCGAGGAGGCGCTGCGTACGAGAGACGACCACTTCGTCCCCTGTGCGGCGTCCGAACTTGTCGTGGAGGTCACCTCGAAGGCGACCTCGGACAATGACCGGACGACGAAGAGGGCGGGTTATGCCGAGGTCGGTGTCCCGCTCTACCTCCTCATCGACCCCCTGGCACCGAGCGGACCCTCGATCACGCTGTACGGCGAGCCGAAGGACGGCGTCTATCGCGTCCTGTGTGTGGGTCGGCCCGGCGAGCCGATGATCTTGCCTCGGCCGTTCCACATCGCGCTCGACACCAGCGGGTTCGGTGGGTGA